In the Candidatus Bathyarchaeia archaeon genome, one interval contains:
- a CDS encoding Lrp/AsnC ligand binding domain-containing protein, which yields MVMAFILLKVGTGEQLNTAKAAKEDMLKVKGVRNVYGVFGRYDLVVHVEAPSLEELSRIIMDNIRAVPGVLSTESLIIGY from the coding sequence ATGGTGATGGCGTTTATTTTGTTGAAGGTGGGCACGGGGGAGCAGTTGAACACGGCTAAGGCGGCGAAGGAGGATATGTTGAAGGTTAAAGGTGTGAGGAATGTTTATGGTGTTTTTGGTCGTTATGACCTTGTGGTGCATGTTGAGGCGCCGAGTTTGGAGGAGCTTTCGCGGATTATTATGGATAACATTAGGGCTGTGCCGGGCGTGTTGTCTACTGAATCATTGATCATAGGCTACTAG
- the hisS gene encoding histidine--tRNA ligase: MPQFQPVRGMNDYLPQDAKKMRYVEQKTLDIAQLYGYDEVITPIVESYELLAAKAGEEIRHRMYQFNDMAGRKIALRAEFTPSIARLVATKMQTMPKPLKLFCMGSLYRYDEPQLGRSREFWQANYELMGTTNHESDTEIITLTSHLLDTIGLRNHYLKIGHVGILRGILGQEGVTEAQQNQIMQQLDKKQWNQALTTAQNTKASPQCLQTLKALIKTKGQNPTKTIQKIRKTVQNYETASKATQNLQEITELLKNSGKKSDILIDAGFARGLEYYTGMIFETYIPELERAGLALGGGGRYDTLIELFGGQPTPAVGVALGIDRIVLATDKQNALLSPPDTKRVAVIPLKEETLTQAYRITSTLRQAGIPAEIELMRRTVSKALSDADRKGFHYSVLIGQEEAKKGTVTLRNMKKREQKTTSTEELITEIAQQK, from the coding sequence TTGCCACAATTCCAACCCGTACGCGGCATGAACGACTACCTACCCCAAGACGCCAAAAAAATGCGCTACGTAGAACAAAAAACGCTGGACATAGCACAACTCTACGGCTACGACGAAGTCATCACACCCATAGTAGAATCATACGAACTCCTAGCAGCCAAAGCCGGCGAAGAAATCCGACACCGAATGTACCAGTTCAACGACATGGCAGGCAGAAAAATCGCCCTACGCGCCGAATTCACACCCTCAATAGCCCGACTAGTCGCCACAAAAATGCAAACCATGCCCAAACCACTAAAACTCTTCTGCATGGGCAGCCTCTACCGCTACGACGAACCACAACTCGGCAGATCCCGCGAATTCTGGCAAGCCAACTACGAACTCATGGGCACAACCAACCACGAATCAGACACAGAAATCATAACACTAACCAGCCACCTACTCGACACAATCGGACTACGTAACCACTACCTCAAAATCGGACACGTAGGCATACTAAGAGGAATCCTAGGCCAAGAAGGCGTAACCGAAGCCCAACAAAACCAAATCATGCAACAACTCGACAAAAAACAATGGAACCAAGCCCTAACAACAGCACAAAACACCAAAGCCTCACCACAATGCCTCCAAACACTAAAAGCCCTCATCAAAACCAAAGGACAAAACCCAACAAAAACCATACAAAAAATACGGAAAACAGTCCAAAACTACGAAACCGCGAGCAAGGCAACCCAAAACCTACAAGAAATAACCGAACTACTCAAAAACAGCGGCAAAAAATCCGACATCCTAATCGACGCAGGCTTCGCCCGCGGCCTAGAATACTACACCGGAATGATCTTCGAAACCTACATACCAGAACTGGAACGAGCAGGCCTAGCCCTCGGAGGCGGAGGACGCTACGACACACTCATCGAATTATTCGGCGGCCAACCCACACCTGCAGTTGGAGTGGCACTTGGAATAGACCGCATAGTCTTAGCCACAGACAAACAAAATGCTCTCCTAAGCCCACCGGACACAAAACGTGTCGCTGTCATCCCACTAAAAGAGGAAACGCTGACACAAGCCTACAGAATCACTTCAACTCTCAGACAAGCAGGAATACCAGCAGAAATTGAACTCATGCGACGCACAGTCTCAAAGGCTCTATCAGACGCCGACCGAAAAGGCTTCCACTACTCAGTTCTCATAGGACAAGAAGAGGCTAAGAAAGGCACAGTTACATTGAGAAACATGAAAAAAAGAGAACAAAAAACAACCTCAACCGAAGAACTCATCACAGAGATTGCGCAGCAGAAATAG
- a CDS encoding class I SAM-dependent methyltransferase yields MKKLKPEEDAFGQEIWACYKGEEASEIVERDDGYFNASPKGPRLYFSEYENWDPIDRKAVEFVKGRVLDIGCGAGRHSLYLQKMGLDVLGIDSSPLAIKVCKLRGLKQARVMPIEELNFKPNSFDTVIMLGSNFGLFGSFEKARKILKKLHKMTSGNGLIIACTRDTYKTDIADHLEYHKLNKEKGRMAGQLRIRIRFRKCVGRWFDYLIVSKKEMEEILKGTGWKIREFIDSGDSLYIAAIEKT; encoded by the coding sequence ATGAAGAAACTCAAGCCTGAGGAAGATGCGTTTGGTCAGGAGATTTGGGCTTGCTACAAGGGCGAAGAAGCTTCTGAGATAGTAGAAAGGGATGATGGCTACTTTAATGCATCCCCAAAGGGTCCTAGACTCTATTTCTCAGAGTATGAAAATTGGGATCCAATTGACAGAAAAGCTGTGGAATTTGTGAAAGGAAGAGTTCTGGACATCGGTTGCGGAGCTGGCAGACATTCTCTGTATCTGCAGAAAATGGGTCTTGACGTATTGGGAATTGACAGCTCTCCTCTTGCGATCAAAGTCTGCAAACTGAGAGGCTTGAAACAGGCGAGAGTTATGCCAATTGAAGAATTGAATTTCAAGCCCAACTCTTTCGACACGGTTATCATGTTGGGGAGCAATTTTGGATTATTCGGCAGTTTTGAAAAGGCTAGAAAAATACTGAAGAAACTGCATAAAATGACTTCTGGGAACGGATTGATTATTGCCTGCACTCGTGACACATACAAGACTGACATTGCTGACCATCTGGAATATCACAAGCTCAATAAGGAAAAAGGCAGAATGGCGGGACAATTGAGAATAAGAATAAGGTTCAGGAAATGCGTTGGCAGATGGTTCGATTACCTGATAGTGTCCAAGAAAGAAATGGAAGAGATACTCAAAGGAACAGGGTGGAAGATCAGGGAATTCATAGATTCCGGTGACTCATTATACATAGCTGCTATTGAAAAAACCTAA
- a CDS encoding isoprenylcysteine carboxylmethyltransferase family protein: protein MRNALLRREIMSLVPEFELGLWNAWIFMVPSLLLILLWLLVMTKKRAPAAGMRLSKTKLSFCLFSKLIYFVAVMYSVFLPLKLGTIWFYVGLPITLIGLVGSMVTVVNWANTPAGELVTRGLYRFSRHPGYVTEVLVLLGVSIASASWVFLLFPIIIGGGAAYFIKMEEAQTLGHYGTAYREYMNRTPRWIGTPKSEKKD from the coding sequence ATGAGGAATGCATTGTTAAGGAGAGAAATTATGTCACTTGTACCAGAATTTGAGTTAGGCTTGTGGAACGCCTGGATTTTCATGGTTCCCTCTTTATTACTTATCCTTCTTTGGCTTCTCGTGATGACAAAGAAACGTGCACCCGCAGCAGGTATGCGTCTGTCCAAGACTAAGCTTTCATTTTGCCTTTTTTCCAAGCTTATTTATTTTGTAGCCGTGATGTACTCTGTTTTCCTACCGCTAAAATTAGGTACGATATGGTTCTACGTAGGTCTTCCAATTACGCTAATAGGATTAGTTGGGAGCATGGTAACTGTGGTGAATTGGGCTAATACCCCAGCTGGCGAACTGGTTACCAGAGGGCTCTATCGTTTTTCAAGACATCCTGGTTATGTTACTGAAGTTTTGGTTCTTTTGGGTGTAAGTATAGCTTCGGCTTCATGGGTTTTCTTGTTGTTTCCCATCATAATTGGAGGTGGAGCCGCATATTTCATAAAGATGGAAGAAGCTCAAACCCTTGGACATTATGGTACTGCCTACCGAGAATACATGAATAGAACTCCAAGGTGGATAGGAACACCGAAATCAGAGAAAAAGGACTAG
- a CDS encoding radical SAM protein: protein MTQTWRDKLQSVLKADDKALEQWLAEAREVSWRSFGRRIRFYAPSFMYYRSERFCSSPSAFPSISVTGSSCALKCKHCGGKVLNTMLPALSPQRLVEVCKDVKAKGGSGCLISGGCLPDGSVPLERFVDAIAEVKKTLGLTVVVHTGVIDSELAGRLADAGVDAALIDIIGSDETIREIYQLNVSVADYDRSLRVLHESGIPLVPHVLVGLHYGRLKGEFEALEMIAKYSPSAVIVIALMPIHGTMMETATPPKPADVARVLVASRLMLPKTPLVLGCMRPKGKHKTETDMMAVKAGVNAIAFPAEQAIKLAESMHMETSFSSLCCSQIFDDLKRNIWMI, encoded by the coding sequence ATGACCCAGACTTGGAGAGATAAGCTTCAGAGTGTGCTTAAGGCTGATGATAAGGCGCTTGAGCAATGGTTGGCTGAGGCGCGTGAGGTTAGTTGGAGGAGTTTTGGTAGGCGGATTCGGTTTTATGCGCCGAGCTTCATGTATTACCGGTCTGAGCGTTTTTGTTCATCGCCCTCGGCGTTTCCTTCCATATCTGTGACAGGCTCTTCTTGCGCGTTGAAGTGTAAGCATTGTGGCGGCAAGGTTTTGAACACGATGTTGCCTGCGCTGTCGCCTCAGCGCCTTGTTGAAGTGTGTAAGGATGTTAAGGCGAAGGGTGGCTCGGGCTGTCTCATTAGCGGTGGCTGCTTGCCTGATGGTTCTGTTCCTTTGGAGCGGTTTGTTGACGCGATTGCTGAGGTGAAGAAAACTCTCGGCTTGACTGTTGTGGTGCACACAGGCGTCATTGACAGTGAGTTGGCTGGGCGGCTTGCGGATGCGGGTGTGGACGCGGCTTTAATTGACATTATTGGTTCGGATGAGACGATTCGGGAGATTTATCAGCTCAATGTTTCTGTGGCTGATTATGACAGATCATTGCGAGTGTTGCATGAGTCTGGGATTCCGTTGGTGCCTCACGTGCTTGTAGGCTTGCATTATGGCAGGTTGAAGGGCGAGTTTGAAGCCTTAGAGATGATTGCCAAATATTCGCCCAGCGCTGTCATAGTAATTGCTCTTATGCCGATTCATGGCACCATGATGGAAACAGCCACGCCGCCCAAGCCCGCAGATGTTGCCAGAGTGTTGGTTGCTTCGCGTTTGATGTTGCCTAAAACTCCCTTGGTATTGGGCTGCATGAGACCAAAAGGAAAACACAAAACAGAAACAGACATGATGGCTGTCAAAGCTGGAGTAAACGCCATAGCCTTTCCAGCCGAACAAGCCATAAAACTAGCAGAATCCATGCACATGGAAACATCGTTCTCATCACTCTGCTGCTCCCAAATATTCGACGACCTGAAACGCAATATTTGGATGATCTAA
- a CDS encoding bifunctional phosphoglucose/phosphomannose isomerase, with translation MKTTHLAVLDDKDAILALDPQCSFKDELEFAQNMKKAVKNIKNFKMPNKVEVGRSVIDYSRNVNKVVFAGMGGSAIAGDLTRDWLNADVTVPMESVRGYHLPRYADDETLTFLISFSGSTEETLSCMLDALNKGCVIVSISSDGALARVNKALGLPVIGLPKMAAARVSFPYLFAPIPYVLARFKILPYDKVNKEVAAATRMVERLTKEYTIESRIERNSAKKAALQIFGTIPVIYAHGPYRSVGLRFKTQVNENCKLPARCDVFPELNHNEIMSWEASSKILKHYTLVLLRSEDEPKEVSTRIETLKARFFEKRAKSVLEIWAQGENLLTRMFYLLFTADMISLYLSVLHRRDPIASETFKILKYEVTERLRTLDRLEQRILKFVGG, from the coding sequence ATGAAAACCACACACTTAGCGGTTCTTGACGATAAAGACGCAATATTGGCTCTTGACCCCCAATGCTCGTTCAAGGACGAGTTAGAGTTTGCCCAAAACATGAAAAAAGCCGTAAAAAATATCAAAAACTTCAAGATGCCAAATAAGGTTGAAGTCGGCAGAAGCGTCATTGACTATTCGAGAAACGTGAACAAGGTGGTCTTTGCTGGCATGGGCGGCTCCGCGATTGCAGGCGATCTAACTCGAGACTGGCTTAACGCTGACGTAACTGTGCCAATGGAATCTGTACGAGGTTACCACCTTCCAAGATACGCTGATGACGAAACACTGACTTTCCTGATTAGCTTTTCGGGCAGCACTGAAGAAACGTTGAGTTGCATGTTGGATGCATTGAACAAGGGCTGTGTCATTGTTTCAATTTCTTCAGATGGAGCTCTAGCACGAGTTAACAAAGCTCTCGGTCTGCCAGTAATCGGATTGCCAAAGATGGCCGCTGCCCGCGTCTCATTTCCATATCTATTTGCTCCAATTCCCTACGTCTTAGCTAGGTTCAAGATCTTACCTTACGACAAAGTTAACAAAGAAGTGGCGGCAGCCACACGTATGGTTGAAAGGTTGACCAAGGAGTACACGATCGAATCTCGGATTGAGAGAAACTCTGCAAAGAAAGCAGCTCTACAGATTTTCGGAACAATTCCTGTAATTTATGCTCACGGACCGTATCGTAGCGTGGGCTTGCGTTTCAAGACGCAAGTGAACGAGAATTGCAAGCTACCAGCCAGATGTGACGTTTTTCCTGAGTTGAATCATAATGAAATCATGAGTTGGGAAGCATCGTCGAAGATTCTCAAGCACTACACATTAGTTTTGTTACGAAGTGAAGATGAACCCAAAGAAGTGAGTACGCGCATCGAGACATTGAAAGCAAGGTTCTTTGAAAAAAGGGCCAAGAGCGTTCTTGAAATCTGGGCCCAAGGCGAAAACCTGTTGACTAGGATGTTCTATTTGCTTTTCACCGCTGATATGATAAGTCTCTACCTTTCTGTACTGCATCGCAGAGACCCGATAGCCTCGGAGACCTTCAAGATTCTCAAATATGAGGTTACTGAGCGTCTTCGAACTCTAGACAGGTTGGAACAAAGGATTCTGAAGTTCGTAGGCGGTTAG
- a CDS encoding Lsm family RNA-binding protein — MSQRKFVTEVGALVDKVVSVVTVDGKSYVGSLVGINPDNLSLCLAEAKDEKGVVIHRAILNGSVVAQILAIEKPFNLRALADRLEKVFPTLVKLYEDKGFIWVMDKIKVTEKGVVEGSGPAAERVQKVHSQFLSEIKGQS, encoded by the coding sequence GTGTCTCAGAGGAAGTTCGTCACTGAGGTTGGCGCTTTGGTTGATAAGGTTGTTTCCGTGGTTACTGTAGATGGCAAATCATATGTGGGTAGTTTGGTGGGAATTAATCCGGATAATTTGAGTCTTTGTTTGGCTGAGGCTAAGGATGAGAAGGGAGTGGTGATTCATCGCGCTATTCTGAATGGTTCTGTTGTGGCTCAGATTCTGGCGATTGAGAAGCCGTTTAATCTAAGGGCGTTGGCTGATCGGTTGGAGAAGGTGTTTCCCACGCTGGTCAAATTGTATGAGGACAAGGGGTTCATTTGGGTTATGGACAAAATCAAGGTGACTGAGAAAGGTGTTGTTGAAGGTTCAGGGCCTGCGGCTGAAAGGGTTCAAAAAGTGCATTCGCAGTTTCTCAGTGAAATCAAGGGTCAAAGTTAG
- a CDS encoding FAD-dependent oxidoreductase, whose translation MKPLVILGAGYGGLLTAVKLEEKAGHLEDVEIVLVDRNDYHRYLHLAYEVVTSVKKVSDITIPLSELLERRKIRFFQASVYAIDLAKKVVKTDKGDVPYYELVVALGSEPSYYHIKGVEKHSFCVSSVEAAAQIRDALKKVVAQEENPKIVVGGGGFTGVELAAEIADELECCVTIIEGAEALLPLWGIPEFSRKVTEVLAEMGVKFIFGKFIVEAKPDAIVLNDGSQVECSLFVWAGGIQSSRVASRSGLKTGKDGRVVISEFCEAVGFPGIYVVGDCALVVDSRTGDVLPQCIEVALQQAEVVAKNLYADVTEGEKTIYVPKFSGLILAVGERYGIGRISGVKLEGRLAQTIKKMIHLHYVYQIAGLGQVLREAV comes from the coding sequence ATGAAGCCGTTGGTAATTCTTGGAGCTGGGTATGGCGGTTTGTTGACGGCGGTCAAACTGGAGGAGAAAGCCGGGCATTTGGAGGATGTTGAGATTGTGCTTGTTGATCGTAATGATTATCATCGGTATTTGCATCTTGCCTATGAAGTTGTCACGAGTGTTAAGAAAGTTTCTGATATTACGATACCTTTGAGTGAGTTGTTGGAGAGGCGTAAGATTCGTTTTTTTCAGGCAAGCGTGTATGCAATTGACTTGGCGAAAAAGGTGGTGAAGACCGATAAAGGCGATGTGCCTTACTATGAGCTTGTGGTTGCGCTTGGGAGTGAACCGAGCTACTATCATATTAAGGGGGTTGAGAAACATTCTTTTTGTGTTAGTTCGGTTGAGGCAGCTGCGCAGATTAGGGATGCCTTGAAGAAGGTTGTGGCGCAGGAGGAGAACCCGAAGATTGTGGTTGGCGGTGGAGGCTTTACGGGTGTCGAGTTGGCAGCTGAAATCGCGGATGAGCTAGAATGCTGCGTCACCATTATTGAAGGGGCTGAAGCCTTGCTTCCATTGTGGGGTATTCCAGAGTTTTCTCGAAAGGTGACTGAAGTCTTGGCCGAGATGGGAGTGAAATTCATCTTCGGCAAATTCATTGTCGAGGCCAAGCCAGATGCTATTGTTTTGAATGATGGTAGCCAAGTTGAGTGTTCTCTTTTTGTTTGGGCTGGTGGGATTCAGAGCTCTCGGGTAGCCAGTAGGAGTGGGTTGAAGACTGGAAAGGATGGTAGGGTGGTGATTAGCGAGTTTTGCGAGGCTGTTGGGTTTCCAGGCATCTACGTGGTCGGTGATTGTGCTCTTGTGGTTGATTCTAGAACTGGGGATGTTCTTCCGCAGTGTATTGAAGTTGCCTTGCAGCAAGCTGAAGTTGTGGCTAAGAATTTGTATGCTGATGTGACTGAAGGCGAAAAGACAATTTACGTTCCGAAGTTTAGTGGGTTAATCTTGGCTGTAGGTGAGAGATACGGCATTGGGAGAATTTCCGGAGTAAAGCTGGAAGGACGGCTTGCGCAGACTATTAAGAAGATGATTCACTTGCATTACGTTTATCAAATAGCTGGGCTTGGACAAGTATTAAGGGAAGCCGTGTAG
- the endA gene encoding tRNA-intron lyase, whose product MTQTKVTPEPSKPPEPPPITATLKNNNITVSSPENVNELTSRGYGTKQNSKLALAYYEALYLTSKNIIQVQQAKPKKPLTFQQLLNHYKATDPNAWAKYLIYRDLRSRGYVTREGFGLGTDFRMYERGEYGTATAKYLIHGIQEGQPITLEDLAQTLKTANTQKKELVLAVLNRRGEVVHYTLSRLTLKKKQLPQE is encoded by the coding sequence TTGACACAAACCAAAGTCACACCCGAACCCTCAAAACCCCCAGAACCCCCTCCAATAACCGCCACACTAAAAAACAACAACATAACCGTGTCCTCACCAGAGAACGTTAACGAATTAACCAGCCGAGGCTACGGCACCAAACAGAACAGCAAACTAGCACTCGCATACTACGAAGCCCTCTACCTAACCAGCAAAAACATAATACAAGTACAACAGGCCAAGCCCAAAAAACCACTAACCTTCCAACAACTACTCAACCACTACAAAGCCACTGACCCAAACGCATGGGCAAAATACCTCATATACCGCGACCTACGCAGCCGAGGCTACGTAACCCGCGAAGGCTTCGGACTAGGCACAGACTTCCGCATGTACGAACGCGGCGAATACGGCACAGCCACAGCCAAATACCTCATACACGGCATCCAAGAGGGACAACCAATCACACTAGAGGACCTAGCCCAAACCCTAAAAACCGCGAACACCCAAAAAAAAGAACTCGTACTCGCCGTACTCAACCGCAGAGGCGAAGTCGTACACTACACCCTATCACGACTAACCCTAAAAAAGAAACAACTCCCCCAAGAGTGA
- a CDS encoding carbohydrate kinase family protein, producing the protein MLSWLVNDLLRVLKRARPYEFKVVVMPDFFIDRFVTYQGSSEEFSSAVAEVAERRGGNIHGIKQMELRGGNAANTAAGLASLGAKVYPIITTDTFGFHLLKFYLRALGADLSYIKDDGEVGLTTAIEITHEKERVNIMMGDLGSLPDFGPKNLAERDFKLLREADYVAVFNWAATRKWGTELAQIVFRYVKEKGKAKTYFDSGDPTPNKENIPRLLRNVLQARLSDVLSVNENEAFQYASHLDKRVRRLRRKLDHHEMAKECARILSKNLTIRVDLHTTAFSGSFVKDNEVMVPAFPVKGLRSTGAGDSWNAGNIYGDVLKLPDSCRLTLANAVAAYYVSSPKAEHPTLPKLIEFCQERT; encoded by the coding sequence TTGCTCTCATGGCTTGTAAACGATCTTCTTCGCGTTCTGAAACGGGCAAGACCCTACGAGTTCAAGGTTGTCGTCATGCCCGATTTCTTCATCGACCGCTTCGTTACATATCAGGGCAGTTCAGAAGAGTTCTCATCAGCAGTGGCTGAAGTCGCTGAGAGGAGAGGCGGAAACATACACGGAATCAAACAGATGGAATTGAGAGGCGGAAACGCGGCCAATACTGCCGCAGGCTTAGCATCTCTAGGCGCCAAGGTCTATCCGATCATAACAACGGACACATTTGGATTTCACCTCCTCAAGTTCTACTTGAGAGCCTTGGGCGCAGACCTTTCCTACATAAAAGACGATGGAGAAGTGGGTTTAACTACAGCCATTGAAATCACGCATGAGAAAGAAAGAGTTAACATTATGATGGGCGACTTGGGTTCTTTGCCTGATTTTGGTCCCAAGAATCTTGCCGAAAGGGACTTCAAACTGCTCAGGGAAGCTGACTATGTGGCCGTGTTCAATTGGGCTGCCACTCGTAAATGGGGCACCGAACTCGCACAGATCGTTTTCAGATATGTCAAAGAAAAGGGAAAGGCAAAAACGTACTTCGACTCAGGTGACCCTACCCCCAACAAAGAGAACATACCCAGACTTCTGAGAAACGTGCTCCAAGCTCGCCTGTCAGACGTGTTAAGCGTGAACGAAAACGAGGCCTTTCAATACGCCAGCCACTTAGACAAAAGAGTCAGACGATTAAGACGCAAGCTCGATCACCATGAAATGGCAAAGGAGTGTGCCCGGATCCTATCAAAGAATTTAACAATTCGTGTAGATCTTCACACCACGGCCTTCTCAGGGTCTTTTGTAAAAGATAACGAGGTTATGGTGCCCGCTTTTCCAGTTAAAGGACTGCGATCTACAGGTGCGGGAGACTCATGGAACGCAGGCAACATCTACGGCGATGTACTCAAACTTCCAGACTCGTGTAGACTGACATTGGCCAACGCAGTTGCAGCTTATTATGTCTCCAGCCCAAAGGCAGAGCATCCTACCCTACCTAAGCTGATCGAATTCTGCCAAGAAAGAACGTAG
- a CDS encoding winged helix-turn-helix transcriptional regulator: MKTLDPVNAKIIEALGKNDPRNLLALAKKIGLPPTTVTFRIKKLMKEDFLKIKAKINSHKLGLMKAVLIAATNRGHIEALLKAVENAGYWTYTAHCYGRFNGVYAVFSFPFEYKAALEEYLEKARQLGVISNYVLLWTTNIFEVAPNFTWFDFKRKAWNFAWNEWQNEILTSSSELPERLIDPKSYEIEVDYIDLLILKELEKDGLQDFTELAKVTKITPQAVRHRFLQHVLRRNLVTEYEVAIFPYPLQVSDLCAFVFDFADEKAMAKFANSLIDKPFVINRAKVIGKNSLVVHFYIPKVEFSHFVELLNRLAVEGIIEDFFYVSLDVGSFKRQTVSYEFFNNGQWTYEASGTVDKLTRIMPIQLKAKTP; this comes from the coding sequence ATGAAGACACTTGACCCTGTCAACGCAAAAATCATCGAAGCCTTAGGTAAGAACGATCCACGCAACTTATTGGCGTTGGCCAAGAAAATCGGTCTTCCACCCACAACAGTAACGTTCCGCATCAAGAAACTGATGAAAGAAGACTTTCTCAAGATCAAAGCCAAGATCAACTCACATAAGCTCGGTTTGATGAAAGCAGTACTAATTGCCGCCACAAACCGAGGGCATATTGAAGCCTTGCTGAAGGCTGTTGAAAATGCCGGTTACTGGACATACACAGCGCATTGTTATGGAAGATTCAATGGAGTCTATGCGGTCTTCTCTTTTCCCTTCGAATACAAGGCAGCGCTCGAAGAGTATCTGGAGAAAGCCAGACAACTGGGCGTTATCTCAAACTATGTGCTTTTGTGGACAACGAACATCTTCGAAGTCGCTCCAAACTTCACGTGGTTTGACTTTAAACGCAAAGCCTGGAACTTTGCCTGGAACGAGTGGCAGAACGAAATCCTGACCTCATCATCAGAGCTTCCTGAGCGCCTCATTGACCCAAAGTCCTACGAAATCGAAGTGGACTACATCGATCTGCTCATTCTAAAGGAGCTGGAGAAAGATGGACTTCAGGACTTCACTGAACTTGCGAAGGTGACCAAGATTACGCCTCAGGCAGTGAGACATCGCTTCCTACAGCATGTTCTTAGACGGAACTTGGTCACTGAATACGAAGTTGCGATCTTTCCATATCCGTTACAGGTGTCGGATCTTTGCGCGTTTGTTTTTGATTTCGCCGATGAGAAAGCGATGGCCAAGTTTGCCAACTCTTTGATTGACAAACCCTTTGTGATTAACCGCGCCAAAGTTATAGGAAAGAACTCGCTTGTTGTCCATTTCTACATTCCCAAGGTTGAATTTTCCCACTTTGTCGAATTGTTGAATCGTCTAGCCGTTGAAGGGATTATTGAAGACTTTTTCTATGTATCATTGGACGTAGGATCATTCAAGCGTCAAACGGTCTCATACGAGTTCTTCAACAACGGCCAATGGACATACGAAGCATCAGGGACCGTTGACAAACTAACAAGAATCATGCCCATACAACTTAAAGCGAAAACCCCCTGA
- a CDS encoding PAC2 family protein — MVCTVHLTEKPTLNDPILIEGLPGIGFVANIAALHLINELNAPLFGEIHSSSFQDLAITSGNGKARFPTNELYYHKAKNNEERDLIILYGNTQALTTTGQYELAGKTLDTAKDLNCHYVITLGGLRREEKITKPPKLYCAASDPEALKDALNIGAEIIEGQIFGIAGLLIGLSPLWNIHGFCLLAETPGFHADATAAREVLTAINKMLHLQADMTHLDKAVESTREILKSFGLLSQTTEEKRKEEPSGWRI, encoded by the coding sequence ATGGTCTGCACAGTCCACCTAACCGAAAAACCCACATTAAACGACCCCATCCTAATCGAAGGCTTACCCGGCATCGGATTCGTCGCCAACATAGCCGCACTACACCTCATAAACGAGCTAAACGCTCCGTTATTCGGCGAAATCCACTCCTCAAGCTTCCAAGACCTAGCCATCACATCAGGCAACGGCAAAGCAAGATTCCCAACAAACGAACTATACTACCACAAAGCCAAAAACAACGAAGAACGCGACCTCATCATACTCTACGGAAACACCCAAGCCCTAACCACAACAGGACAATACGAACTCGCAGGAAAAACCCTAGACACAGCCAAAGACCTAAACTGCCACTACGTCATCACACTAGGAGGCCTAAGACGCGAAGAAAAAATCACCAAACCACCAAAACTCTACTGCGCCGCCTCAGACCCAGAGGCCTTAAAGGACGCACTCAACATAGGCGCAGAAATCATCGAAGGCCAAATCTTCGGCATAGCAGGACTACTCATAGGCCTAAGCCCACTATGGAACATACACGGCTTCTGCCTCCTCGCAGAAACACCCGGCTTCCACGCAGACGCCACAGCCGCCCGCGAAGTCCTCACAGCAATCAACAAAATGCTACACCTACAAGCAGACATGACTCATCTCGACAAAGCAGTCGAAAGCACACGCGAAATCCTCAAATCCTTTGGACTACTATCCCAAACCACAGAAGAAAAAAGAAAAGAGGAACCTTCCGGCTGGCGCATCTAA